One region of Dysidea avara chromosome 1, odDysAvar1.4, whole genome shotgun sequence genomic DNA includes:
- the LOC136259172 gene encoding uncharacterized protein codes for MFAVILIFATLHFSGAIDEICSITEHPTSQDVAITESVTLTCLPGNDGRVVDWLFGPNSESIDRSKYQLTNDARLLFIENFNPSYAGIYRCVVEMKGLGNCVSKAATLKYLDSNAGFQVDPQDFTVYSGDNLAVFNCAYRETDYSIVPNIRWNLPPRLQDDASVTIFSYRYTSFIQISNATLYDSITLRCFVQLPGQPQDNSMMYSNYATLFVSSDPPPDNLSPFSSVPLETMYLNKGETVIAGCSQRVPTFSIPISWAFENNTEIWLRGIDVEVFNSEIPVSIYGDFNLLVDSSLYDFHNTTLACQFHSFIHGFLLNPVTFLVYDTPIVNNGVAPENFEIIKKENDATMFDILVNKDTSASVQWFYNGTALSSDGGNIMIENEGAPEFDSTVVWIDDRDATLTVTNITCDDGGLYQVEITNPLATKLFTFHLIVVGCDPEPTTFTSEPTTESTNNGTAAIMGDNDDDDSFPWWIILIIILLLLLLVVLILLCLWCWRRRYVNYDAEKLEQKYHKEYDVMRGSPIDSTV; via the exons ATGTTTGCTGTAATACTCATATTTGCAACATTACATTTTTCTG GTGCGATCGACGAGATTTGTAGCATCACGGAACACCCCACCAGCCAGGACGTAGCTATTACTGAAAGTGTGACTTTGACGTGTTTACCAGGTAACGATGGAAGAGTGGTAGATTGGCTCTTCGGTCCGAACAGTGAAAGCATAGATCGCTCTAAATATCAACTGACTAATGATGCAAGGCTGctattcattgaaaatttcaacccATCGTATGCCGGCATTTACAGATGTGTTGTAGAAATGAAGGGCCTTGGCAACTGCGTTTCTAAAGCTGCTACCTTGAAGTACTTGGACT CTAATGCCGGATTTCAAGTAGATCCACAAGACTTTACTGTTTATTCTGGTGACAATCTTGCAGTGTTTAATTGTGCATACAGGGAAACAGATTATTCAATAGTTCCTAATATAAGATGGAATTTACCACCAAGGTTGCAAGATGATGCATCTGTCACCATCTTTAGTTACAGGTACACAAGTTTTATACAGATATCAAATGCGACTCTATATGACTCAATCACATTGAGATGTTTCGTTCAACTTCCTGGGCAACCACAGGACAACAGTATGATGTATAGCAACTATGCTACATTGTTTGTATCAA GTGACCCACCACCAGATAATCTATCACCATTTTCCAGTGTACCCCTAGAAACCATGTATCTTAACAAAGGAGAGACAGTTATAGCAGGATGTTCCCAGCGTGTACCAACATTCAGTATTCCAATTTCTTGGGCTTTTGAAAACAACACAGAAATATGGTTGAGAGGCATTGATGTTGAAGTTTTTAACTCTGAAATTCCAGTATCTATATATGGTGATTTTAATTTATTGGTGGATAGCAGTCTATATGATTTTCATAACACAACACTTGCATGCCAGTTTCACTCGTTTATTCATGGATTCTTGCTTAACCCTGTAACTTTCTTAGTATATG ATACACCCATTGTTAACAATGGCGTTGcaccagaaaattttgaaatcatTAAAAAGGAGAATGATGCCACTATGTTTGATATTTTAGTTAACAAAGATACTTCAGCTTCAGTGCAATGGTTTTATAATGGTACAGCACTGAGCAGTGATGGTGGAAATATAATGATAGAAAATGAAGGTGCACCAGAGTTTGATTCTACAGTAGTGTGGATAGATGACAGAGATGCTACTTTGACTGTGACCAACATCACCTGCGATGATGGTGGATTGTATCAAGTTGAAATTACAAACCCGCTTGCAACAAAGCTGTTTACATTTCACCTCATTGTGGTTGGAT GTGATCCTGAACCTACCACTTTTACATCTGAACCTACCACTGAATCTA CTAATAATGGAACTGCTGCTA TAATGGGTGATAATGATGACGATGACAGTTTCCCCTGGTGGATCATtcttattattatattgctcTTGCTATTGCTAGTAGTGCTAATTTTGCTCTGTTTATGGTGCTGGAGAAGAAGATATGTTAATTATGATGCAGAGAAATTAG AGCAAAAGTATCACAAAGAATATGACGT AATGAGAGGAAGTCCAATAGATTCTACTGTTTAA